In Geotalea uraniireducens, one genomic interval encodes:
- a CDS encoding menaquinone biosynthetic enzyme MqnA/MqnD family protein, producing MTITIGQIEYANCTPIFTVLHRHFTCSGYRFVRGVPAALNKLLASGDIDVSPSSSIEYAKYPDRYLILPELSISAIGAVKSVLLFSRVPLTELSGATIGMTTESDTSVNLLKIILGKFHGFTNRFERTDLALQPALEAFPALLLIGDNALKESLTTTDLLVYDLGELWRHFTGLPFVFALWLIRRATVRERPEAVRQLSAELISAQRIAYDSYPEIAAESPERSWCQQDVLVDYWQTISYDLTAAHLDGLKSFYRFAAELGLVATAPEISLYGGSVACDLL from the coding sequence ATGACTATTACCATCGGCCAGATCGAGTATGCCAATTGTACGCCCATTTTCACGGTATTGCACCGCCATTTCACCTGCTCCGGCTATCGTTTTGTCCGGGGCGTACCCGCAGCCCTCAACAAACTGCTTGCTTCCGGAGACATTGACGTTTCTCCTTCATCGTCGATTGAATATGCGAAGTACCCCGACCGCTACCTCATTCTGCCGGAGCTGTCGATCAGCGCCATCGGTGCGGTGAAGAGTGTGCTGCTCTTCTCGAGGGTACCGCTAACGGAACTCAGCGGCGCGACCATCGGCATGACCACCGAATCTGACACTTCGGTTAACCTGCTGAAGATTATCCTCGGCAAATTCCATGGCTTTACCAACCGTTTCGAAAGAACCGATCTCGCTCTGCAGCCAGCATTGGAAGCCTTTCCGGCTCTCCTCCTGATCGGCGATAACGCCCTGAAAGAATCCCTGACCACCACCGATCTGCTGGTCTATGACCTCGGCGAGCTATGGCGGCATTTCACGGGTCTGCCGTTCGTTTTTGCCCTCTGGCTGATTCGGCGGGCAACGGTTCGGGAACGGCCGGAAGCAGTACGTCAATTGAGCGCCGAGCTGATTAGCGCCCAAAGGATCGCCTATGACTCGTATCCCGAGATTGCGGCCGAGTCACCGGAACGCTCGTGGTGTCAGCAAGATGTGCTCGTCGATTACTGGCAGACGATTTCTTACGACCTGACCGCGGCACATCTGGATGGCCTGAAATCGTTTTACCGTTTTGCCGCGGAACTTGGCCTGGTGGCGACAGCTCCCGAGATCAGCCTGTATGGTGGCAGTGTGGCATGTGATTTGCTGTAA
- the gcvH gene encoding glycine cleavage system protein GcvH, with protein MDFPEELKYSKEHVWVRVEGERAVVGITDYAQESLGLISAVELPSVGDELEQDDSFGSVEARKALAELYAPLSGEVLEVNEELESSPEIMNDDPYDGGWIAVVALRDPEELKSLMSADDYAESVTETEEEE; from the coding sequence ATGGATTTTCCTGAAGAACTCAAGTACAGCAAAGAGCATGTCTGGGTACGGGTCGAGGGGGAACGAGCGGTGGTCGGGATTACCGACTACGCTCAGGAAAGTCTCGGTCTGATCAGTGCGGTCGAGTTGCCATCGGTCGGTGACGAACTGGAGCAGGATGATTCATTCGGCTCGGTGGAGGCGCGAAAAGCGTTGGCCGAATTGTATGCACCCTTGAGCGGCGAGGTTCTCGAAGTTAACGAAGAACTCGAATCTTCTCCTGAGATCATGAATGACGATCCTTACGACGGTGGCTGGATAGCTGTCGTCGCCCTTCGCGACCCCGAAGAACTCAAGTCGTTGATGTCGGCAGACGATTACGCCGAAAGCGTAACCGAAACAGAAGAAGAAGAGTGA
- the accC gene encoding acetyl-CoA carboxylase biotin carboxylase subunit — protein sequence MFHKVLIANRGEIALRVIRACKELGIKTVAVYSLADKESLHVKLADESVCIGPAPSLQSYLNINAIISAAELTDAEAIHPGYGFLSENAAFAEICENCGITFIGPSSESMRIMGDKISARQAVIKEDVPILPGTKEGVNDVNDAIRIAKEIGYPVIIKATAGGGGRGMKIVHSPATLPNAFATARAEAQAGFGNPEVYIEKYCECPRHVEIQIMADKHGNVIHLGERDCSIQRRHQKIIEEAPSPVSTPALRKAMGEAAVRAAKAVGYNSVGTIEFLVDKTGNFYFMEMNTRVQVEHPVTEMVTGIDIVREQIRSAAGLKLRYKQSDIKIQGHAIECRINAEDPVKFTPSPGRIDGYHTPGGLGVRIDSFVYDQYMVVPHYDSLIAKLIVHAETREDAIKRMARALDEYIIGGIKTTIPFHKRIMANKDFIEGDIDTGFLERIVLE from the coding sequence ATGTTTCATAAAGTTCTCATTGCCAACCGCGGAGAGATTGCCCTTCGGGTTATCCGGGCCTGCAAGGAACTCGGAATCAAGACCGTGGCAGTCTATTCCCTGGCCGACAAGGAGTCCCTCCACGTCAAGCTGGCCGACGAAAGCGTCTGTATCGGGCCGGCGCCGAGCCTGCAAAGCTATCTCAATATCAACGCCATTATCAGTGCCGCCGAACTGACCGATGCCGAGGCGATCCATCCCGGCTATGGCTTTCTGTCGGAAAATGCCGCTTTTGCCGAAATCTGCGAAAACTGCGGGATTACCTTCATTGGCCCGTCGTCGGAGAGTATGCGGATCATGGGGGATAAGATCAGTGCGCGCCAAGCGGTGATCAAAGAAGACGTGCCGATCCTTCCCGGTACCAAGGAGGGGGTCAACGACGTCAATGATGCAATCCGGATAGCCAAGGAGATCGGCTACCCGGTGATCATCAAGGCTACGGCCGGCGGCGGCGGTCGAGGGATGAAAATCGTCCATTCGCCGGCAACCCTGCCCAACGCCTTTGCTACGGCCCGGGCGGAAGCGCAGGCCGGATTCGGCAATCCTGAAGTCTACATCGAGAAATATTGTGAGTGTCCCCGTCACGTCGAAATTCAGATTATGGCTGACAAACACGGCAATGTCATTCATCTCGGCGAACGTGACTGCTCGATTCAGCGCCGTCACCAGAAGATCATCGAAGAGGCGCCGTCGCCGGTCAGTACTCCGGCGTTGCGCAAGGCGATGGGCGAGGCCGCCGTCAGGGCCGCCAAGGCGGTGGGGTACAACAGCGTCGGCACTATCGAGTTTCTGGTCGACAAAACCGGCAACTTCTACTTTATGGAGATGAACACCCGCGTCCAGGTGGAGCACCCGGTTACGGAGATGGTGACCGGCATCGACATCGTGCGCGAGCAGATCCGTTCCGCCGCCGGTTTGAAGCTCCGCTACAAACAGAGCGATATCAAGATTCAGGGTCATGCTATCGAATGTCGGATCAATGCTGAAGACCCGGTCAAATTCACCCCTTCACCGGGGCGGATTGACGGTTATCACACCCCCGGTGGCCTGGGAGTGCGGATCGATTCGTTCGTCTATGACCAATATATGGTCGTTCCCCACTATGATTCGCTGATCGCCAAGCTGATCGTTCATGCCGAAACCCGTGAAGACGCTATCAAACGGATGGCTCGCGCTCTCGACGAGTACATCATCGGCGGTATCAAGACGACGATTCCTTTTCACAAGCGGATCATGGCAAACAAGGATTTCATCGAGGGAGATATCGATACCGGTTTTCTGGAAAGGATCGTTTTGGAGTAG
- the accB gene encoding acetyl-CoA carboxylase biotin carboxyl carrier protein has product MDIKDLKSLIKMVTETDITEFELEAAEEKVRIKRGNAAAVVNYQPAPTLAIPPQIMPQVAPAAPAAEAPAPAPPAKGKEIVSPIVGTFYRAPAPDAAPYVEVGQTVEKGQVLCIVEAMKLMNEIEAEFRCKIVEICKENAQPVEFGEPLFVVEPL; this is encoded by the coding sequence ATGGATATTAAGGATCTTAAATCGTTGATAAAGATGGTAACCGAAACGGATATCACCGAATTCGAACTTGAGGCGGCCGAGGAGAAGGTCCGTATCAAGCGGGGCAATGCGGCGGCGGTGGTTAATTATCAACCTGCGCCGACCCTTGCCATCCCTCCCCAGATCATGCCGCAGGTCGCGCCGGCGGCCCCGGCTGCCGAGGCTCCGGCACCGGCCCCTCCTGCTAAAGGGAAAGAGATCGTTTCGCCGATCGTCGGGACCTTTTATCGGGCGCCGGCTCCCGATGCGGCGCCGTACGTCGAGGTTGGCCAGACCGTCGAAAAGGGGCAGGTCTTGTGCATCGTCGAGGCGATGAAGCTGATGAATGAGATCGAAGCGGAGTTCCGCTGTAAGATCGTTGAGATTTGCAAGGAAAACGCCCAGCCGGTCGAATTCGGCGAACCGCTCTTCGTGGTGGAGCCGCTCTAA
- a CDS encoding M24 family metallopeptidase has protein sequence MLQTNLTKARDFAKKHDVDAIVFFNMSNVRYLSGFTGSDGVVVVDADQCCFLTDSRYTTQAALEVGACQTRQYRVKLDGVVELLSERGFRRVGFESEHLTVATLHSLVGKLPGIDFVPIGEELSLLRVVKSAAELDLLADAARIASEALLASLTYLAPGVSECDFARELEFAMRRAGGDEKSFDFIVASGERGALPHGRASGKIVATGELVTIDYGTVFNGYHSDETVTVAVGEPDNRQREIYALVKEAHDRALAAVRPGVELRLLDQLARDTIAERGYGDYFGHGLGHGVGLEVHEKPVVSPRSEGIAEQGMVFTIEPGIYIPGWGGVRIEDTVVVTADGYRLLTKVPKDLLIV, from the coding sequence ATGCTACAAACCAATCTCACTAAAGCCCGTGATTTTGCGAAAAAACACGATGTCGACGCCATCGTGTTTTTTAACATGAGTAATGTCCGATACCTCTCGGGATTTACCGGCAGTGATGGCGTCGTCGTAGTCGACGCGGACCAGTGCTGCTTCCTTACTGATTCCCGCTACACGACCCAGGCAGCCCTGGAGGTAGGCGCTTGCCAGACGCGGCAATATCGAGTGAAACTCGATGGCGTGGTCGAATTGCTAAGCGAACGGGGCTTCCGGCGGGTCGGTTTCGAATCAGAGCACTTGACCGTGGCAACACTGCATTCCCTGGTTGGCAAGCTGCCGGGCATCGATTTTGTGCCGATCGGGGAAGAATTGTCGCTGCTCAGGGTTGTCAAGTCGGCTGCTGAACTCGATCTGCTCGCCGATGCCGCCCGGATTGCTTCCGAGGCCCTGCTCGCCTCCCTGACATATCTGGCGCCGGGAGTCAGCGAGTGCGATTTTGCGCGGGAACTCGAATTTGCCATGCGCCGGGCCGGCGGGGACGAAAAGTCCTTCGATTTTATTGTAGCATCAGGTGAACGGGGGGCGCTTCCTCACGGTCGGGCGAGCGGGAAAATCGTGGCGACCGGGGAACTGGTGACCATCGATTACGGCACGGTTTTCAACGGTTACCATTCGGATGAAACAGTAACGGTGGCAGTTGGCGAGCCCGACAATCGGCAGCGTGAGATATATGCACTGGTCAAGGAAGCTCATGATCGGGCTCTGGCGGCGGTGCGGCCGGGAGTCGAACTGCGGCTGCTTGACCAACTCGCTCGGGATACTATTGCTGAACGGGGATATGGCGACTATTTCGGTCACGGGCTCGGCCATGGCGTCGGCCTGGAGGTCCACGAAAAGCCAGTTGTTTCTCCGCGCAGCGAGGGCATTGCCGAACAGGGGATGGTCTTCACCATTGAACCCGGGATCTATATCCCCGGCTGGGGTGGTGTGAGGATTGAGGATACTGTGGTAGTGACAGCCGACGGTTATCGTTTGCTGACGAAGGTTCCCAAGGACCTGTTAATAGTGTAA
- the aroQ gene encoding type II 3-dehydroquinate dehydratase: MKILVVHGPNLNMLGKREPGIYGVATLDEINAAISVLAQELGCDVTFVQANGEGALVEAIHGALGCCDGILINPAAYTHTSVALRDAIAAVGLPAVEVHLSNIHCREEFRHHSFIAPVAVGQIAGFGPDSYLLGLRALFTHIKKGIVTKD, from the coding sequence ATGAAAATTCTGGTCGTTCACGGGCCAAATCTGAACATGCTTGGCAAACGGGAACCGGGGATCTACGGCGTCGCGACTCTGGATGAAATCAATGCCGCGATCAGTGTCCTTGCACAGGAGCTCGGCTGTGACGTTACCTTTGTACAGGCCAACGGCGAAGGGGCATTGGTTGAAGCGATTCACGGTGCTCTCGGCTGCTGCGACGGGATCCTGATCAATCCTGCCGCCTATACCCATACCAGCGTGGCCCTCCGCGACGCAATCGCTGCCGTCGGGCTGCCGGCCGTCGAGGTGCACCTCTCGAATATCCATTGCCGGGAGGAGTTCCGTCACCATAGTTTTATCGCGCCGGTTGCCGTCGGCCAGATTGCCGGGTTTGGCCCTGACAGCTACCTGTTGGGGTTGCGGGCGCTTTTTACCCATATTAAAAAAGGGATTGTCACGAAGGACTGA
- a CDS encoding roadblock/LC7 domain-containing protein, translating into MSLRETLKAIVETVEGGLGATVMGYDGIPIDEYLTDSGTLDLRLMAVEYATIMKEVGSAVEVLKTGELQELSVNTAMSRVIIRAINDDLFLILALAADGNFGKGRYLLMREAPAIGELLA; encoded by the coding sequence ATGTCGCTCAGAGAAACATTAAAGGCGATCGTGGAGACGGTCGAGGGGGGGCTTGGCGCGACCGTTATGGGGTACGATGGCATCCCTATTGATGAGTATCTGACCGATAGTGGCACCCTTGATCTGCGGCTCATGGCCGTCGAGTACGCCACAATCATGAAAGAAGTCGGTAGTGCCGTCGAGGTCCTCAAGACCGGTGAACTGCAGGAGCTGTCAGTCAACACCGCAATGTCACGGGTAATCATCCGGGCAATCAATGACGATCTATTCCTGATTCTTGCCTTGGCTGCGGACGGCAACTTCGGTAAGGGTCGTTACCTGTTGATGCGCGAAGCGCCGGCGATCGGCGAGCTTTTAGCGTAA
- a CDS encoding tetratricopeptide repeat protein, producing the protein MANEAESFWTDIKRYEDMLAKDPSSYCFAPLAELYRKVGLLDDAINTARKGIDIHPEYVGGFMSLGRACFEKGDKEESRAALEKVVRVTPDNLLAQKLLSQLYIDAGESALAGKSLETILALNPDDLESKVAYEALCRSTERFSGLGNDLFPGEDVPAENGSWEFDDESLLEEVEIIEDLADEIDEDEMPGAEGAEIDFAAPPLTVAVPEMAEEPATAVKEEIPFVTSTVAELYVAQGFLDKARTIYTEMLGTDPTNEGIKARIAELDRRLAGVGGLSFAGECATASAAVPDLIVDDTAPAAPSPLGNPPGDVVAVLDGWLDTIGRIRQCRSEKH; encoded by the coding sequence ATGGCTAACGAGGCCGAATCGTTCTGGACCGACATCAAGCGTTACGAAGACATGCTGGCCAAGGATCCCTCTTCATACTGCTTTGCCCCCCTGGCCGAACTCTACCGCAAGGTTGGCTTACTCGACGATGCTATCAATACGGCCCGCAAGGGGATCGATATTCATCCCGAGTATGTAGGTGGTTTCATGTCCCTGGGTCGTGCCTGTTTCGAAAAAGGGGACAAAGAAGAAAGCCGGGCGGCATTGGAGAAAGTTGTTAGGGTAACGCCGGACAACCTGCTTGCCCAGAAGCTGTTAAGCCAGCTTTATATTGATGCCGGAGAATCCGCCCTTGCCGGCAAAAGTCTGGAAACCATCCTGGCACTCAATCCAGACGATCTGGAAAGCAAGGTTGCCTATGAAGCGTTATGCCGGTCGACGGAGCGGTTTTCCGGACTGGGGAACGATCTCTTTCCCGGTGAGGATGTCCCCGCCGAAAATGGCAGTTGGGAGTTCGACGATGAATCCCTGCTCGAAGAAGTGGAGATCATCGAGGATTTGGCTGACGAAATTGACGAAGATGAGATGCCCGGGGCAGAGGGTGCCGAGATCGATTTCGCAGCACCACCACTGACGGTTGCTGTACCGGAAATGGCTGAGGAACCGGCAACGGCGGTCAAAGAGGAAATCCCCTTCGTTACCTCGACGGTTGCCGAGCTCTATGTTGCCCAAGGCTTTCTGGACAAGGCACGGACTATCTACACCGAAATGCTTGGCACCGACCCGACCAACGAAGGGATCAAGGCGCGGATCGCTGAACTCGACCGGCGGCTTGCCGGGGTGGGTGGATTGTCGTTTGCCGGGGAATGCGCAACGGCTTCAGCCGCGGTGCCCGATCTCATTGTTGATGATACGGCACCGGCAGCTCCGTCTCCCTTGGGAAATCCGCCGGGGGACGTCGTTGCCGTGCTTGACGGATGGCTTGACACTATCGGGAGGATTCGGCAATGTCGCTCAGAGAAACATTAA
- the aroB gene encoding 3-dehydroquinate synthase, with product MPGSELRVNLGERSYTITVGAGTLGSLGVVCRGLRLGRNAAIITNTTVGPLYSDRVATALATAGFTPYRIEIPDGEEYKNGATLSLIYDGLLEAGLTRDAFIVALGGGVVGDMAGFAAATFLRGVPFIQVPTTLLAQVDSSVGGKTGINHPLGKNLIGAFYQPRAVVIDVETLSTLPEREYLGGMAEVIKYGVVLDRNLFEYLETAESALRARETSCLTEVIMRSCALKASVVERDEREAGLRAVLNYGHTLGHAVETLTGYSTYLHGEAVAIGMVQAARIAAARTIASPADTVRIEKLLQAFGLPTVLPVFPAGEYAAALLRDKKSRDEGLHFVLNEGIGGFSIATLQDLTELLEICGIRG from the coding sequence GTGCCGGGTAGCGAATTAAGGGTCAATCTCGGAGAGCGGAGCTATACGATTACGGTAGGGGCGGGGACGCTTGGCAGCCTTGGTGTAGTCTGCCGTGGGCTGCGGCTTGGCCGTAACGCTGCGATTATCACTAATACCACCGTTGGCCCGCTTTATAGTGACCGGGTTGCCACCGCTCTTGCCACGGCCGGTTTTACTCCCTACAGAATTGAAATTCCGGACGGTGAGGAGTACAAAAACGGTGCTACTCTCAGCCTGATATATGACGGCCTGCTCGAAGCCGGGTTGACCCGCGACGCTTTCATCGTCGCTCTCGGCGGCGGAGTTGTCGGAGATATGGCCGGATTTGCTGCGGCCACCTTTCTGCGCGGCGTCCCGTTCATCCAAGTCCCGACCACCTTGCTTGCCCAGGTGGACAGCAGCGTCGGCGGCAAAACCGGGATCAATCATCCGCTAGGGAAGAATCTGATCGGTGCCTTCTATCAACCGCGGGCCGTGGTGATCGACGTTGAAACGCTCTCGACCCTCCCCGAGCGGGAATATCTCGGCGGAATGGCTGAAGTGATCAAGTACGGGGTCGTGCTCGATCGGAACCTGTTTGAATACCTTGAAACAGCGGAGTCTGCTCTCCGTGCCCGCGAAACATCCTGTCTCACTGAAGTGATTATGCGCTCCTGTGCCCTGAAGGCGTCGGTTGTAGAACGCGACGAACGCGAGGCAGGGCTGCGGGCGGTGCTCAACTATGGACACACGCTCGGCCATGCAGTGGAGACGCTGACCGGCTACTCTACCTACCTTCATGGCGAAGCGGTGGCGATCGGTATGGTCCAGGCGGCCCGGATTGCCGCTGCCCGTACGATCGCTTCTCCGGCCGATACCGTCCGGATCGAAAAGTTGTTGCAAGCGTTTGGCTTGCCCACTGTTTTACCGGTCTTCCCGGCCGGCGAGTATGCTGCTGCCTTACTCCGCGACAAGAAATCGCGCGATGAAGGGCTGCATTTTGTCTTGAACGAAGGGATTGGCGGTTTTTCCATTGCCACGTTGCAGGATTTGACGGAGTTGCTCGAAATCTGCGGTATCCGGGGGTGA
- a CDS encoding shikimate kinase, with product MRNLILTGFMGTGKSTVGKILAERLVFRYCDLDAQIVAETGLTINEIFSRYGEEHFRSLETDRIRALANSVGFVVSTGGGAVIAAINRRLLHEAGVVINLTASTDAILDRLRGECERPLFHRNRSPEAVAAMLAEREPFYADADLRIDTTGKTVEDVVAEILRFIEGR from the coding sequence ATGCGGAACCTCATTCTCACCGGTTTCATGGGTACCGGCAAGAGCACCGTTGGGAAAATCCTTGCCGAGAGGCTTGTTTTTCGTTATTGCGATCTCGATGCGCAGATAGTCGCTGAAACCGGGCTGACCATTAATGAAATTTTTTCCCGTTATGGCGAGGAGCATTTCCGATCACTCGAAACCGACCGGATTCGCGCCTTGGCCAATTCTGTTGGCTTTGTAGTTTCGACGGGCGGAGGAGCGGTTATTGCCGCGATTAACAGGCGCCTGCTTCACGAGGCGGGGGTAGTGATCAATCTGACCGCGTCGACCGACGCTATTCTGGATCGTTTGCGCGGTGAATGCGAACGGCCGCTTTTTCACCGCAACAGGTCGCCGGAAGCGGTGGCGGCAATGCTTGCCGAGCGCGAGCCATTTTATGCTGACGCGGACTTGAGGATTGACACCACTGGGAAAACAGTGGAAGATGTGGTCGCTGAAATTCTGCGTTTTATCGAGGGGAGATGA
- the aroC gene encoding chorismate synthase, with the protein MFRYLTAGESHGPQLTAIIEGMPSGLKISEETINVDLARRQCGYGRGGRMLIEKDTVQILSGVRWGESIGSPITLCVRNKDWSNWEERMSPDARHRDDKIRVTRSRPGHADLAGAMKYNHRDVRNILERSSARETAVRVAVGAVAKALLAAFDITVSGFVAELGSIRAERPELPLARLREQAAGSELFTYDAAVEPRMKALIDQAKDSGDTVGGVVEIIVTGAPVGLGSHVQWDRKLDARLAMGLMSIQAIKGVEFGLGFDAARRPGSQVHDEIYYDSIRLGQGEASGFFRKTNNAGGLEGGISNGEEIVVRAAMKPIPTLYRPLKSVDMQTKEPFEATVERSDVCAVPAAAVVAEAVVAIEIAAAFLEKFGGDSLAEIQRNYDGYREYLRAF; encoded by the coding sequence ATGTTTCGTTACCTTACCGCCGGTGAATCGCATGGACCGCAACTGACAGCGATCATTGAGGGGATGCCGTCCGGTTTGAAAATTTCAGAGGAGACTATCAATGTCGACTTAGCCCGTCGCCAGTGTGGTTACGGCCGTGGTGGGCGGATGTTGATCGAAAAGGATACTGTGCAGATTCTATCCGGGGTCCGCTGGGGCGAAAGCATCGGCTCGCCGATCACTCTTTGCGTGCGCAACAAGGACTGGAGCAACTGGGAGGAACGGATGTCTCCTGATGCGCGTCATCGGGACGACAAGATCAGGGTTACCCGGTCCCGGCCGGGGCATGCTGACTTGGCGGGAGCGATGAAGTACAATCATCGCGACGTGCGGAATATCCTGGAACGGTCCAGCGCCCGTGAAACCGCCGTTCGGGTGGCCGTTGGGGCAGTGGCCAAGGCACTGCTTGCCGCATTTGACATTACAGTATCCGGATTCGTTGCGGAGCTGGGAAGTATTCGGGCGGAGCGCCCGGAACTCCCCTTGGCCCGTCTCAGGGAACAGGCTGCCGGTTCTGAACTGTTTACCTACGATGCTGCGGTGGAACCGCGGATGAAAGCGCTGATCGATCAGGCGAAAGATTCCGGGGATACCGTTGGTGGAGTGGTGGAGATCATTGTGACGGGGGCTCCCGTCGGACTTGGTAGCCATGTCCAGTGGGACCGCAAGCTTGATGCCCGGTTGGCCATGGGGTTGATGAGTATTCAAGCAATAAAGGGGGTCGAGTTTGGTCTCGGCTTTGACGCGGCTAGGCGACCAGGCTCGCAGGTGCACGACGAAATTTATTACGACTCGATCCGACTGGGCCAAGGCGAAGCGTCCGGCTTTTTCCGTAAGACTAATAATGCCGGAGGTCTTGAGGGGGGGATTTCCAATGGCGAAGAGATCGTTGTCCGGGCGGCGATGAAGCCGATTCCTACTCTTTACCGGCCGCTCAAATCGGTGGATATGCAGACCAAGGAGCCGTTCGAGGCCACCGTGGAACGGTCTGATGTCTGTGCGGTCCCTGCTGCGGCAGTTGTGGCCGAAGCGGTGGTGGCGATCGAGATTGCCGCTGCCTTTCTGGAGAAATTTGGCGGTGATTCCCTAGCAGAGATCCAGCGGAATTACGATGGTTATCGCGAATATCTGCGGGCATTCTGA